Proteins from a genomic interval of Corynebacterium deserti GIMN1.010:
- the sufD gene encoding Fe-S cluster assembly protein SufD encodes MTEVATVKAATPHNTKGDLFTSYNVEDFDIPRGRDEVWRFISLRRLRGLHNGEFAPATTSDVTVEIPADAEAVTHETVSRDDARLGRAGAPVDRVAAQAWTSMEQGEVVTFAKNSHNPSPVTITVTGKGEGVTSFGAISIEVESGADAIVDLKYVGSGTHADNVEFIVGDNARLTVITDTHWNEDAVHLSNQLAQLGRDSILRHTVATFGGEVVRIVPRVRFTAPGGDAEMLGVYFADDGQYFEQRLLVDHAVPNCRSNVLYKGALQGDKNSDKPDARTCWVGDVLIRANAQGTDTYEANRSLVLTEGARADAIPNLEIETGQIVGAGHAATVGRFDDEHVFYLQARGIPAEEARRLIVRGFFNEVINKVPVEAIREELEDRVSSELAVLGM; translated from the coding sequence ATGACTGAAGTAGCAACTGTTAAGGCAGCAACCCCACACAACACCAAGGGTGACCTGTTTACCTCATACAACGTTGAGGACTTTGACATTCCCCGCGGACGCGATGAAGTATGGCGCTTCATCTCCCTGCGTCGTCTCCGCGGCCTGCACAACGGAGAGTTCGCACCTGCGACCACCTCCGATGTCACCGTAGAGATCCCAGCGGATGCCGAGGCTGTCACCCACGAGACCGTGTCCCGTGATGACGCACGTCTTGGTCGCGCAGGCGCACCAGTAGACCGTGTTGCAGCACAGGCTTGGACCTCCATGGAGCAGGGTGAGGTTGTCACCTTTGCAAAGAACTCCCACAACCCAAGCCCAGTAACCATCACCGTTACCGGCAAGGGTGAGGGCGTTACCTCCTTCGGAGCAATTTCAATTGAGGTTGAGTCCGGCGCAGACGCCATCGTTGACCTCAAGTACGTAGGTTCCGGAACCCACGCCGACAATGTGGAATTTATCGTCGGTGACAATGCACGTCTGACCGTCATCACCGACACCCACTGGAACGAAGATGCAGTTCACCTGAGCAACCAGCTTGCTCAGCTTGGTCGCGACTCTATCCTGCGCCACACTGTGGCAACTTTCGGTGGCGAGGTCGTCCGCATTGTCCCTCGCGTCCGCTTCACCGCTCCTGGTGGCGACGCCGAAATGCTCGGTGTGTACTTCGCAGACGACGGACAGTACTTTGAGCAGCGTCTCCTCGTAGACCACGCCGTGCCAAACTGCCGCTCCAACGTCTTGTACAAGGGTGCACTTCAGGGTGACAAGAACTCTGACAAACCAGATGCACGTACCTGCTGGGTCGGTGACGTACTCATCCGTGCCAACGCCCAGGGCACTGACACCTATGAAGCAAACCGCTCCCTCGTCCTCACTGAGGGCGCACGCGCGGACGCAATTCCAAACCTTGAAATTGAAACCGGCCAAATCGTCGGCGCAGGCCACGCAGCTACCGTCGGACGCTTCGATGACGAGCATGTGTTCTACCTCCAGGCTCGCGGTATCCCTGCGGAGGAGGCACGTCGCCTCATCGTTCGAGGATTCTTCAACGAAGTCATTAACAAGGTTCCAGTGGAAGCTATCCGCGAGGAATTAGAAGACCGTGTCAGCTCGGAA
- a CDS encoding helix-turn-helix transcriptional regulator, whose protein sequence is MENSAKQNDVYAADGDTRRKILLILLERAPVIASDIAEQLQLSTAGVRRHLDNLVEDHLAEAVSPRQNPYEPKMRGRPAKTYRLTDKGRSIFGHGYDSLAVAALTTLREVGGDDAVRTFAKKRIHDIVEGVAPANTSEKSIEDTAKSLVEAFSNHGYAATVDAVGNGLQICQHHCPISTVAAEFPELCEAEHQAVSKLLGQHTQPLATIADGHGICTTNIPLTPIKHS, encoded by the coding sequence ATGGAAAATTCAGCAAAACAAAACGATGTGTACGCTGCAGACGGCGATACCCGTCGGAAAATCTTGTTGATCCTATTGGAGCGTGCGCCGGTGATTGCTTCAGATATTGCGGAACAGCTTCAGCTTTCAACTGCGGGAGTGCGCAGACACCTAGACAACCTGGTTGAGGATCATCTGGCGGAGGCTGTTAGCCCGCGCCAAAATCCTTATGAGCCTAAGATGCGAGGCAGGCCGGCTAAAACTTACCGGCTGACCGATAAAGGTCGCTCAATCTTTGGCCATGGATACGATTCACTAGCAGTGGCAGCGCTGACAACCCTTCGAGAGGTTGGCGGAGATGACGCTGTGAGGACGTTTGCAAAGAAGCGCATCCACGACATCGTTGAGGGCGTAGCCCCGGCGAATACGTCAGAGAAATCAATTGAAGACACAGCCAAATCTTTAGTTGAGGCTTTTAGCAATCATGGTTATGCAGCAACTGTTGACGCCGTCGGAAACGGGCTGCAAATCTGTCAGCATCACTGCCCCATATCCACAGTGGCCGCGGAATTCCCGGAACTGTGCGAGGCAGAGCACCAAGCAGTGTCAAAACTCTTGGGGCAGCACACGCAGCCTTTGGCAACAATCGCGGACGGCCACGGCATCTGCACAACAAATATTCCATTGACACCCATCAAACACTCCTGA
- the sufB gene encoding Fe-S cluster assembly protein SufB — translation MTSATTNPGVNEPLTDDQIIESIGPYNYGWHDSDDAGASAQRGLSEAVVRDISAKKNEPEWMLQQRLKALSIFDKKPIPTWGADLSGIDFDNIKYFVRSTEKQAQSWEDLPEDIKNTYDKLGIPEAEKQRLVAGVAAQYESEVVYHQIREDLEEKGVIFLDTDTALKEHPEIFQEYFGTVIPAGDNKFSALNSAVWSGGSFIYVPKGVHVDIPLQAYFRINTENMGQFERTLIIVDEDAYVHYVEGCTAPIYKSDSLHSAVVEIIVKKGGRCRYTTIQNWSNNVYNLVTKRTKVEEGGTMEWVDGNIGSKVTMKYPAVWMTGPHAKGEVLSVAFAGEGQFQDTGAKMTHMAPYTSSNIVSKSVARGGGRAAYRGLVQINANAHHSTSNVECDALLVDDISRSDTYPYNDIRNDHVSLGHEATVSQVSEEQLFYLMSRGLAEEEAMAMIVRGFVEPIAKELPMEYALELNRLIELQMEGSVG, via the coding sequence ATGACTTCGGCAACGACGAACCCAGGGGTTAACGAACCCTTGACCGATGACCAGATCATTGAATCCATCGGTCCGTACAACTACGGATGGCACGATTCCGACGACGCAGGTGCATCTGCACAGCGTGGTCTAAGCGAAGCTGTCGTACGCGACATCTCTGCAAAGAAGAACGAGCCAGAATGGATGCTTCAGCAGCGCCTCAAGGCACTGAGCATCTTTGACAAGAAGCCAATCCCAACCTGGGGTGCGGATCTCTCCGGAATCGACTTCGACAACATTAAGTACTTCGTCCGCTCCACTGAGAAACAGGCTCAGAGCTGGGAAGATCTGCCAGAAGACATCAAGAACACCTACGACAAGTTGGGTATTCCTGAGGCTGAGAAGCAGCGCCTCGTCGCAGGTGTGGCAGCACAGTATGAATCTGAGGTTGTGTACCACCAGATCCGCGAAGACCTGGAGGAAAAGGGTGTCATCTTCCTGGACACCGATACCGCTCTGAAAGAACACCCAGAAATCTTCCAAGAGTACTTTGGCACCGTCATTCCAGCTGGTGACAACAAGTTCTCTGCACTGAACTCCGCAGTGTGGTCCGGTGGATCCTTCATTTACGTGCCAAAGGGTGTCCACGTGGACATTCCTCTGCAGGCTTACTTCCGCATCAACACTGAGAACATGGGCCAGTTTGAGCGCACCCTGATCATCGTTGATGAGGACGCCTACGTTCACTACGTTGAGGGTTGTACCGCACCAATTTACAAGTCTGACTCCCTGCACTCCGCAGTGGTTGAGATCATCGTAAAGAAGGGTGGCCGTTGCCGTTACACCACCATTCAGAACTGGTCCAACAACGTCTACAACCTGGTGACCAAGCGCACCAAGGTTGAAGAGGGCGGCACCATGGAATGGGTCGATGGCAACATCGGTTCCAAGGTCACCATGAAGTACCCAGCAGTCTGGATGACTGGTCCACACGCAAAGGGCGAAGTTCTCTCCGTTGCTTTCGCAGGTGAGGGACAGTTCCAGGACACCGGTGCAAAGATGACCCACATGGCTCCTTACACCTCCTCCAACATTGTGTCTAAGTCTGTGGCACGTGGTGGCGGACGTGCAGCCTACCGTGGTCTGGTTCAGATCAACGCAAACGCACACCACTCAACCTCCAACGTGGAGTGCGACGCCTTGCTAGTCGACGACATCTCTCGTTCCGACACCTACCCATACAACGACATCCGCAACGATCATGTGTCCCTTGGACACGAGGCCACCGTTTCCCAGGTTTCCGAGGAACAGCTGTTCTACCTCATGAGCCGTGGACTCGCGGAAGAAGAAGCAATGGCCATGATCGTCCGTGGCTTCGTTGAGCCAATCGCCAAGGAACTCCCCATGGAGTACGCACTTGAGCTCAACCGACTGATCGAACTGCAGATGGAAGGATCGGTGGGCTAA